The genomic interval GCGGAATTCCATGACGGTTGTCTGATTCGAAGGCGCGGAACCGTGGTTTCAGAGCGCATAACGCGAAGCGTCATCGTCCCGTCGCGGAAGGGATCGCCGGACGCTTCGATTTCCCAGCCCGCCGCCGACACGGTCGAAGGCGCGAACAGAAGGAGGGACAGAGCATCGCCGTCGAGGCTCCAGACTGTTTTACCGTACCGTTCAGGATTCTCCATTCCGGTTCCGGTGCAGCACCAGAATGAATCTTCGACAGTCCCGTACACCTTGAAGTGCCCCGGCTGGGTAGAAACGAAGTAGGTCTTCGCTCCGGTATCAGGCTCCTGCGAAGCGAGAATATGATTGTACAAGGCGCGCTCGCAGAATTCGGAAACCTCGGCCGAGCCGGTCCAGGAAAACACATGGCTTCCCAGTTCGATCATGTTATAGGTATTGCACGTTTCGCAGGTGTCTTTTCCCAAACTCTCCTTCCCTGCCGGCCCGAAATGCTCGCCGATCGAATTTCCGCCGATGGCGTAGCTTCTCTTCTTCGTGACGTTTTCCCAGAAAAACTCGACGCCCCTGCGGTATTCGGTCTTGCCGGTTAATTCATAGAGGCGGGCTAGACCGATGATTTTGGGAATCTGGGTGTTGGCGTGGAGTCCCTGCAGAGAGTCTTTTCCGGCAGTCAGAGGATCGACGACCGAGCGGTGAATCCACCGCACCGCCAGCTCAAGATAGCGTTCGTCGCGCGTAATCGAGTAGAGATCCGCGAATGCCAGGCACATCCCTCCGTGTTCGCAGACGAGCATCCGCTGGAAGTCCGCATCGCTCATCCGCGACAAGCCGTTCGCGGCCCAGTCGGCCATTCCCGTAACGATGCGCAGAGCTTCCGCGTTGCCGGCTCTCCGGTACGCCTCAATCAACCCGGCGTATATCTTGTGTACCGAATACCAGGGAACCCAGTACCCGGCGAGCGAGAAGTTTTCAACCTGGAAAGTTCCGCTGAACGCGGCGTCGAAGGGAGCCGAAGGAACTCCGCCGATATAGCCGTCTGACCGCTGGAGCCGGCCGAGCTCCGAAACGGCGTAGTCAAGCCGCTTGCGGGCCGTTTCGCTTCCCGTTGCTTCGACGAATCCTGAAAGCGCGGAAAGATAGTGGCCGAGCGAGTGCCCCGCGATCTGCCGCGACTCCCAGCCTCCGTACGGCCGGCCTTTCGCCTCGAGCTCTCTGCCCGCGGCGATCCAGCACGGAGATAAAAGCCTGTCGGCGTCCAGAGCCAGTACATACTCGAGGCCGACCGCCTGAGATCTTCCCAAAAGAGAATCCGGAGCGAGACGGACCGTCAAATTCTGCGATGATAGATTCATTGCTGCGCCTCCGCATGCGGCTAAGCATGCCAAAAAGTGAATTAATTTCATGAGCACAGTATCAAGCCGGAGCAAAGCGGCGAAAAGACGCAAAATTCCGGGAAATAGAGCGGGATTCCGACCTTTACGCCGAAGCACAGACTGAGGAAAACGGGTATACTCGCTCCATAATGACAGAGACCCTATCAATCACCGTGCTTCCCGGCGAGGAAGCGAACGACGCAATTCTCCGCGCGAAAGCGGCGGAACGCATGAATATCAGCGCGGCGGACATCACCGGCCTGATCGTAAAGAAAAAATCGATCGACGCCAGAAAAGGCCGCGTGAAGATCCATCTCGCCTGCCAGGTGTGGGTCGGAGAAAAACCGGCTCTCGAAGAAACGGCCGCATGGACGCCGAAATGGAAAAAAGCCGACGGGAGCCGTACCGTCGCCATCGTAGGATCGGGTCCAGCAGGACTTTTCGCCGCGCTGAGGCTTCTGGAAGACGGCATTAAACCGATCATCGTCGAACGAGGAGCTCCCACCCCGGAGCGCAAACAGGATATCGCCGACATTACCCGCACCCAAACCGTGAAGCCCGACTCCAACTACTGCTTCGGCGAAGGCGGAGCCGGAACCTTCTCGGACGGCAAACTCTACACCCGGTCGAACAAGCGGGGAGATCCGTCGCGCATACTTGCGATATTCCATCATCACGGAGCGCAAAAGGAAATACTCACCGACGCCCATCCCCACATCGGAACGGACCGGCTCCCCGCCGTCATCAATGCGATACGGGAAACGATCGTATCCCTCGGAGGAGAGTTCCTTTTCCATACGGCATGCACCGGCTTTATCGAAGAAGACGGAAAGATCCGGGGAATTCGGGTCGACGACGGCAAACAGGAAATCCGCTCGGACGCTGTGATTCTGGCGGGAGGCCACTCTTCCCGGGATCTTTACCGCTTGATCGCGCAGATGAGGCCCGAAGGCGCGCTCGAGGCTAAGGCCTTTGCCATGGGCGTGCGCGTCGAGCATCCGCGCGAAATCATCGACCGTATACAGTATCACGGCAGGGACAGAGGAACGGAGCTTCCCGCGGCGGAATACCGCTTGACCGCCCAGGCCGGAGAACGGGGCGTATATTCGTTCTGCATGTGCCCCGGCGGACTCATCGTGCCGTCTGCGACCTCCGACGACGAAATCGTCGTAAACGGAATGTCGCCTTCCGGCAGAAATTCCCGCTGGTCGAACTCGGCCGTCGTCGTTGAAATCAGGACGGAAGACATACCGGAAGACTTCCGCGAAAAGGATCAGCTCGGCGGACTGCGCTTTCAGGAATGGCTCGAGAAGGAAACTAAAAAGCACGGCGATGGCCAAAAGGCTCCGGCCCAGAGGCTCGAGGATTTTCTCGCGAAACGCGAATCGAAAACCCTTCCCGAATCCTCGTACAGCCCCGGCCTCGTTCCGTCGCGCCTCGATCTCTGGCTGCCCTGGCATATCGGCGAGCGACTGAAGGAAGGCTTCCGCCAGTTCGGCGCTTCGATGCGCGGCTTCATCTGTCCGGAAGCGCTTCTCGTCGCTTCCGAAACGAGAACCTCCTCCCCGGTGCGGATACTCAGAAATCCGGAAACCCTGGAATCGGAGGCGTTGCCGGGCCTATGGCCGGCGGGAGAGGGCTCCGGCTACGCGGGAGGAATCGTTTCCTCGGCTATGGACGGAGAAAAGTGCGCCGCGGCGATCGCCGCCAGGCTTCAGGCGAGCGCGGCGGGTTCGGCCAGATAATAGCCCTGCAAATAATCGATGTGCATCGAGCGGAGGGAGTCGAAGACTAGCTCGTCTTCCACGAACTCCGCTACCGTTTTCTTGTTTGACTTCCTGCAAAAATGAACGATGCCTTCGACCAGCGTGCGGGCGTTGTCGTCTGTCCGAATCTTCCTGATCAGCGAACCGTCGATCTTGACGATATCCACCGGAAGATTGATGAGCGTGCAATAATTCGAGTAGCCCGTTCCGAAATCGTCGATAGCGATTTTAAAGCCGTAACGGGTTATGTACTCGATGAACCAGAGGCACCGGTCGAGCTCGACCAGTTCGTCGCTCTCCAGAATCTCGAAAATAATCCGTCCCTTCTTTTCCTTTATGATCTCGAACACCTCGTCTACAAGCAGAATGAACTCGGGCCTCATTATATCGTGGATCGCGATGTTTACCGAAACGTCGACATCGTTTCGCACGATCGCGTCGGCCGAGGCTCGCAGGATGAAATCGGTGAGATACGGATACAATCCGGTCGATTTGGCGACCTCGAGATAAGGATGAATTGAAACATAGGATCCGTCCTGGCGTCTCAGGCGGAGCAGTGCTTCGTACCAGACGACCTCGGCGCCCTTGTCGCAGAATATCGGTTGGAATACCGCCCGAAAACCCTCCGTTTCGCGATTATTGATCAATTCGGAAAAGCGGATGACGCTCTCGTACGCGGTCGTTTTTTCGCTTTCATCCTCGTCGAAAACGGACAAAACGGAATGAGTCCGCTCGGCTTTCTTCAAGGCAATGTCCGACCGGGACAGAGGGCTTCTTTCGTCGCCGGGAAGAACTATGGCAGCTCCGAGCCGGTACACCAACCGAATGCGGTCGCGCTCCCAGGGAAGGGACTCCAGATCCAGCGATTTGACGATTTTCGAAAGCAGCTGCTCCGCTCCCTGAACGGTCGGTTCTACATCGCTGTCTATCAGAATTCCGTATTCGTTGTATTTGAGCTGGTAGGTGCGGTACCGGTAGCGATTTTCATACTTCCTCAGCTTTCTCGAGGCGAACTGGGAAATGATGTCGGAAAACTCATAGCCGAACAAGGCGACCAGATCGCTGAAATTCTCGATCTTGATGATGGCGAACACGTAGAAGCGGTTTTTTTTCAGCGAATGAAGAAGAACGTCGCGGCAAGGAAGACCGGTGGACTCGTCGAATACGATCATATCAGTCAGCCGGGAAATCATCCCTTCCTGCCTTTTTTCCGAAGCGTAGCTGAACACCCATATAAAAGCATAGGTAAGAAAGCTCACCGCAGAAAGTTCGAAGGTAGGAGAGATAAGCCAGGGTGGCAGCACCGAGGAAGCCTGCAGAAAGCCTACCGCGCTGACGAGACCGAAATAGCCGGCGCACCAATACGACCCCCGACGGGACCCCCTCAGCTGTATTGCGAGGGCCGGATACACGAGGGAAATCATCATATATAAACCCGAGCCGCCCGGACTATAGACGGAAGCGAAAAATCCGATAACGGGTAGCGCCAAACTGACGTAGGTCATCAGCCGCAGACGCCGAAAACGGATAAGAAAAGCAAGCAAGGCAGAAAGGATGAGAAAGACGGCCAAGTGCACAACCGGTTGAGACGGCATAAGATCGTAGCGTTTATTGAAAAAAAGAGAAGCGGATAGAAACGGCGGGAAAGCCAGAGCCGTCGAAAGGGCGTAGAGGATCAGATGATACCGGTAATGTCTGCTTTCATCGCGGATTTTCTGATACCAGGCGGTATCCTTATACGCAAAATCAAGCAAGCCCTGACGGATGAACTTTTTCTCGAGCATGTAAAATCATACTACGGGGTGTTTTTACCCTTTGTCAATGAAATATGACATTTGAGAATACTCGATTTTCTCCAAAAGATCATTTTAGTACGAAAGAGGCCCCTTCGAAATCAAGCACGCCCTCGTCCTTCATGCGGGAAAGCTCGCGGGACAGGGCGCTCCGATCGGTGCACAGATAATCAGCCAGTTCGGTCCGGTTCCACGGAAGGCTCAGTGTTTTGCTTCCCTGCTTTCTCCGTTCAAAGTCGAGGAGGGCGAGAAGGCGCTGCCGTATAGTCCGGGCCGATAAAATTTCCAAACGCGCGTTCAACACCAGGTTTTTCCGCGCCATGAGACGCATTAAATTTTCGATAACCCGATGATGGAAGGCGCAGGCCTTCGCGCAGGGGCGCAGGAGCCGGGAACAGGGGATATACAGGATGCGGGACATTTCCATTGCCTGAACGGTTACCGGGCTTTTCTTTTCGCCCGCGCAGACGAAACTTTCGGCAAAGACCGCGCCCGGGCCGAAGGCAGCCAGTATCACCCGGTTTCCTTCGCCGTCGCTTCTCAATATTTGCACGCTTCCGGCGATTACGACGCCGAGCGAATCGATTTCCTGCCCCTCATGAAGAAGGATTTCGCCCTTCTTCGCGGAGAGCCAGGAACCGCCGATGCAGGTGAGCAGCGTCGCGGTCTCGTCCGACGACAAGCCTTCAAACAGGGGAATATTTCCGGGAATTACCACGGGAAGACCTCCTTTCGTTGCATTTGCAACATATCATTGATAGAGACTTGCGTATAGTGGAAAAACAGAGAGAACAGAAGGAGACACGAATGAAACGCCAGATTATCAAGATAGATGAAAACAAATGCAACGGATGCGGACTCTGCGTGAGCGCCTGCCACGAAGGGGCTATAGCCATGATCGACGGAAAAGCCCGTCTCATACGGGACGATTACTGCGACGGCCTGGGAAACTGCCTGCCCGCCTGTCCGACGAACGCCATAACATTCGAAGAAAGAGAGGCTGCCGCATACGACGAAGAAGCGGTCCAACGACATCTTGAGGAACAGAAAGCGAAGACCGCGCAAGCCTCGTTCGCCCCGGCAGGTCACTCGAACGGACTCTCCGGCGGGATGAAATTCGCGCCGGCCTCGCCTGCGCACGCTGCGGCTCATAGCCCGGCGCCCTCCTCTTGCGGATGCCCCGGCTCTGCCTCCAGAAGCCTGAGAAGCGAAAACGCTCCGGCACCGGCCGCTCCTCAAAACCTCCGCGGCCCGTCGGCAGAAACGGCAGAATCGCAGCTGCGCCAATGGCCGGTCCAGCTCAAGCTCGTGCCGGTGAACGCGCCCTATTTCAACGGAGCCCATCTCCTGGTGGCGGCCGATTGCGCGGCCTACGCCTACGCCTCCTTCCATCAGGATTTTATCCGCAACCGCATAACGGTGATCGGGTGCCCCAAGCTAGACGCTGGCGACTATACCGAAAAACTCACCACTATTCTGGCCAACAACGACATCAAGAGCCTGACGGTGGTCCGCATGGAAGTTCCCTGCTGCGGAGGGCTGTCCCACGCGGCTACCGAAGCCCTCAAGGCGAGCGGCAAGTTCATCCCCTGGCAAGTCGTTACGGTTTCCACCGAAGGCGAAATCCTCTCCTGACAAAAACGGGGACGGGAATCGGCGCACAACCCCCGCGCCGATTCTCGTCCCCGATGTTTTTTACTCTTCAGGCTTCAGCACTGCTTCGACCCTCCGGTCCGGATCCAGATATTTCCGCGCCTGGGCCTGCAAGCCCTCGGCGGTTAACAGTTCAAGAAACGGTTCCGATTCCGCGATCATCGAAAGGGGAAGCCCCTGCATATCCCGGCTCGCGATCTCTGAAAGCCACCATCCGTTGTTCCGCAAGCCCGTTTCACGCGAGCGACGCCAGGCTTCACGCAGCTTCGTCACCTCGGCCTCTCCGGGAAGCTCATCCCGAAGCCGCCGGATCTCTTGTAAAACAGCCCGGGTCAGCGCGTCCTCCCGTCCCGGTTCGCAGCCGAATTCTATCGTTATTTCATACCCGTTTTCCGGAAAACCGACGAGGGAGCCGCCGACGGTCGCTCCGTAGGTTCCGCTCATATCCTCGCGGATCACATCGCGCAGCCGCAGATCGATAAGAGATACGAGCGAGTCGAAAAGATCCCGGTCGCGTCCTGAGGGAAGGGCTTCTCCGCCGAAGGCGAGAAACACCCTGCTGCCCGAATCCCTGCCCCGGACCAGCGTCTGCGAACGGATGCCCGAGGGAAAGGCGATTCCGGAAGGCTTCGCTGTCTCCCGTTTCGCCTCTGCGCCGCCGGCCGCGCCGGAAACGCTATTCGTCCCGCCGAAATACCGCAGAACATTCTCTTTCAGGAGCGCCTCATCGATGGAGCCCACGAATAAAAAGGTAAAGTCGCCAGGATCGGCGAACCTGCCGCGCCAGGCCTTTTCGGCGCGCCCGCTGTCCATAAGAGCGACAAGCTCTTCGGTCAGATTGGAACGCCGGATCGAGCCGCCGTAGAGAAGCCGGGTTTTCAAGTCGGCGAAGGCCTCGATCGGACTGTTTTTCCGCGAGGAGGCTACGGCGGAAAGCTGGTCAGTCAGGGCGGTCCAGGGCTCGGTCGAGAAGCGCGGCGAGGCAAAGTGGAGAGCGGTCAGTTCGAAGAGGGTTTCCAGGTCCGATACCGAAGAATACCCCGAAAACCCTTCCCAGCTTTCATCGAGCCAGGGTGAAAGGGAGACGGATTTTCCCGCCAGCTTCTTGGACAAACCGCTCGCGGAGAATTCTCCGAGGCCGGACATTTCAAGCCAGTCTCCCGCGACGATGGCGGAAGGAAAATCGGCATCGGAAACCAGGGAGGTTCCGCCCGAACTCCAGGCGGAAAACAGGATCTGATTGTCCTTGAAGTCGGTCGGCAGTACCAGCACCCGGGCTCCGTTGGAAAGCCGCCACTCACGGATATCGGTGCCGGGAACAACAGACTCACCCGCGATGGAAAGAGGCTTCGATCCGGAGGGGACCTCAAAAAGAGGCGTATCCAAATTCTCATCCTCCCAGGGGCCCAAATCCGCTACGGGTGCGGCTTGCCACAAACCGAGAAGCTCCTCTTCATCCGGCACGTCCGCGGAATCCTGCGGAGCGGACACGAACAAGCGGCTTCCCCTGCCGTCGAACCATTCTTCTATAGAAGCGTTCACTTCTGCAACGCTGATGTCCGGGAGAATCCGCTCGTACAGATTTTTTCGCTCGTCTATCGAAAGAGCCGGATCTTCCAGCAGAAATTCCTGCAACAGCTGGGACGCATACATGGCCGATGAAGCCTTATCCCGATCCAGCCACGACTGTCTCGCCGCGTTCAACATCGAATCCCGGCCGCGGGAAAGCTCGGCGGCGGTGATTCCGTAGCGTTCGAACCGTTCGAGCTCGGCCGTTATCTCGGCGAGGCCTTCGCGGAACCGCCCCGGTTTCGGAACAAAGCCGACATAGGTAAATCGCCCGGGACCGGCAATCCGCTGGGAAGACGCGCTTCCCGCCAAAAGCTGCGAAACCCCGTTCAGACGATTCTCCTCGAGCCTCGCGTTGAACGCCTCGAAGGCGATGCCCCTCACCAGACGCCGCCTGAGAGCGCCTTCGGTCGCGACAGGTTCGTACGGAAAGGCCTCGAAAATCTGCGCGGTCGCGTAGCGCAATTCCGGATCGCGAAAAATCAGAACTTCAGGCTCCCCGCCGAACGATAGAGGCGGTACCGAAGGCGTCTTCTGCTCGGGAGACGCCGGAATAGAGCCGAGGCTCTTTTCGATATGCGAACGAACGACCTCCGGATCGGCGTCGCCTGTTATCGTCACATTCATCGACTCAGGCCTGTACCATGCCCGATAAAAATCGACGACCCGCTCGCGGGATATCGCGCGGACAATTTCGGGATCCCCGATCGGCAGCCGCTCCGCATAGGCCGAGCCCTCCAGAATAAAGGGAACCCGCAGATCGCCGGCCCGGCCTTCCGCGTTCCTGCCCAGGCGCCACTCCTCGATTACGACGCCGCGCTCCTTGTCGAGCTCCTCGGGATCGAAGCTCAAGCCCGCGGCCCAATCGCGCAAAACAAGAAAGGTGTTCGCGATGATCTCGGGATCGTCGGCGGGAATTTCGAGCATATACACCGTCTCGGTAAAAGAAGTGTAGGCGTTCACCTCGGGGCCGAAGGCCATTCCGATGGATTCGAAATAGCTCGCCAGCTCGTTCTTTTTAAAATGCTCGGTGCCGTTGAAGGCCATGTGTTCAACAAAATGGGCGACGCCCTTCTGGTCGTCTTCCTCGTGAACCGAGCCGGCCTTCACCGCGAGCCGGATGAACAACCTGTTCGCCGGCTCCCTGTTTTGAAGAAACTGCCAGGACAGACCGTTCTCCAGGCGCCCGCGAAGAACTTCGGGATGCGCGGCAAGGGCCGGCGTACCGTCGCCTGGCGCGGAGCCGGTCGAACGCGCGGCGCCGGCGCAGGAAAGCAGCGCGGCCGCGGAAAAAAGCATGCATACAGAAAAAAACAGCGCTCGCGCCTGAAAAAACGGGCGCCGGGCGAAATCATCGATTTTCATTCAATCCTCCGTTCCAAAGACTTATAATAGGACACCTCTAAAAAACTTCAGTTTTTTAGAGGTCTACCTTAATATAGGTGTAAATCCTGTAAGGATTTACAAGGGCACCGAGGAAAACTCACCGAGTTTTTCGAGGTGCCCGATAATACAAAGGAGCCGGGCCCCTCAAGAAGGACCAATCTCGCGAAGCGCGGGCTCGCCCGATTGACCCTGACAGCCGTCCCGGGTATTCTGTGAACCATCCGAAAGGGGAGTAGTTACACGCCTGGAATCAACAACCGGTTCAGCCTTGCGGCGGCCTGGTTCCAGCCTCCGTACCAAACGGCGCAGCCGCGAGGGGAAACGGGGAAACAAGACCTTTCGCACAGGGATCCGAATCAAGACCGAAAACGGCTCTTGGAAGAAATCGGACTCCGGTGCGAAAGGTTTTTTTTCGCTCGCCCGGATGATAAGGAAGAAGAAATGGAAATGAAATGGATCGTACTCGCGATCGCCGCGCTCATGTACGGAGTAGTGGTCGCGTTCCCCCACAAAAAAGCCTGGGCTACCCTCGGAGCCGCTGCGGCGGTGATTCTCCTGCAGGTAGTGACCCCGGCCCACGCGTTCGGAACCCTCGTGAACTGGAACGTCCTCATGATCTATGTCGGCAGCCTCGCGATAGCGGAGCTCTTCATCTACTCCCGGGTTCCCGCCCGCATCGCGGACAACATCGTAGCCGCGACGCCGAACATAGGGCTCGCGATAGTCGCAATCCTCATGATGACCGGCATCATCTCCGCCTTCGTGGAAAACGTCGCGACCGTCCTCGTCATGGCTCCCATCGCCCTCGCCCTCTCCCGAAAACTCAAAATGAACCCCACATACTTCATGGTGGGCCTGGCAGTCATGGCGAACCTCCAGGGCACCGCCACACTCGTCGGCGACCCGCCCTCGATGATCTTCGCGAGCTTCGCCAACTACGGCTTCAACGACTTCTTCGTCTACCAGGGCCGCCTCTCCATCTTCTTCA from Teretinema zuelzerae carries:
- a CDS encoding ATP-binding protein produces the protein MKRQIIKIDENKCNGCGLCVSACHEGAIAMIDGKARLIRDDYCDGLGNCLPACPTNAITFEEREAAAYDEEAVQRHLEEQKAKTAQASFAPAGHSNGLSGGMKFAPASPAHAAAHSPAPSSCGCPGSASRSLRSENAPAPAAPQNLRGPSAETAESQLRQWPVQLKLVPVNAPYFNGAHLLVAADCAAYAYASFHQDFIRNRITVIGCPKLDAGDYTEKLTTILANNDIKSLTVVRMEVPCCGGLSHAATEALKASGKFIPWQVVTVSTEGEILS
- a CDS encoding beta-L-arabinofuranosidase domain-containing protein, with amino-acid sequence MNLSSQNLTVRLAPDSLLGRSQAVGLEYVLALDADRLLSPCWIAAGRELEAKGRPYGGWESRQIAGHSLGHYLSALSGFVEATGSETARKRLDYAVSELGRLQRSDGYIGGVPSAPFDAAFSGTFQVENFSLAGYWVPWYSVHKIYAGLIEAYRRAGNAEALRIVTGMADWAANGLSRMSDADFQRMLVCEHGGMCLAFADLYSITRDERYLELAVRWIHRSVVDPLTAGKDSLQGLHANTQIPKIIGLARLYELTGKTEYRRGVEFFWENVTKKRSYAIGGNSIGEHFGPAGKESLGKDTCETCNTYNMIELGSHVFSWTGSAEVSEFCERALYNHILASQEPDTGAKTYFVSTQPGHFKVYGTVEDSFWCCTGTGMENPERYGKTVWSLDGDALSLLLFAPSTVSAAGWEIEASGDPFRDGTMTLRVMRSETTVPRLRIRQPSWNSAPLSLSSENVVERGGWFEIDGLKAGDSLSITFDPIVRMRTAMGNDSLYSFEYGPFVLAACLGVKGFPGEKGNAASDTVGDHLSLMNWPGIPVPPVIADVRRPADFIAPAGDWKKDGILFETISGAIAGGERLFLKPFHEVHHERYTIYFSAGTGAAGRDERFAASTVDLVKPGEQQSEIEHGMKKAESSTGYIASLDMRWREAAGPDGYISCRMKFDPSRPAELLVAWHDMDGPRPGLKRRFDIVVNGSRIAAVDLVGSGEDRAVDSRFAVPAEVLAGLPAGSGGLVEAEVMFKPAGKRTAAGKILEVRSLRVMD
- a CDS encoding NAD(P)/FAD-dependent oxidoreductase; translated protein: MTETLSITVLPGEEANDAILRAKAAERMNISAADITGLIVKKKSIDARKGRVKIHLACQVWVGEKPALEETAAWTPKWKKADGSRTVAIVGSGPAGLFAALRLLEDGIKPIIVERGAPTPERKQDIADITRTQTVKPDSNYCFGEGGAGTFSDGKLYTRSNKRGDPSRILAIFHHHGAQKEILTDAHPHIGTDRLPAVINAIRETIVSLGGEFLFHTACTGFIEEDGKIRGIRVDDGKQEIRSDAVILAGGHSSRDLYRLIAQMRPEGALEAKAFAMGVRVEHPREIIDRIQYHGRDRGTELPAAEYRLTAQAGERGVYSFCMCPGGLIVPSATSDDEIVVNGMSPSGRNSRWSNSAVVVEIRTEDIPEDFREKDQLGGLRFQEWLEKETKKHGDGQKAPAQRLEDFLAKRESKTLPESSYSPGLVPSRLDLWLPWHIGERLKEGFRQFGASMRGFICPEALLVASETRTSSPVRILRNPETLESEALPGLWPAGEGSGYAGGIVSSAMDGEKCAAAIAARLQASAAGSAR
- a CDS encoding Crp/Fnr family transcriptional regulator; translated protein: MVIPGNIPLFEGLSSDETATLLTCIGGSWLSAKKGEILLHEGQEIDSLGVVIAGSVQILRSDGEGNRVILAAFGPGAVFAESFVCAGEKKSPVTVQAMEMSRILYIPCSRLLRPCAKACAFHHRVIENLMRLMARKNLVLNARLEILSARTIRQRLLALLDFERRKQGSKTLSLPWNRTELADYLCTDRSALSRELSRMKDEGVLDFEGASFVLK
- a CDS encoding EAL domain-containing protein — its product is MLEKKFIRQGLLDFAYKDTAWYQKIRDESRHYRYHLILYALSTALAFPPFLSASLFFNKRYDLMPSQPVVHLAVFLILSALLAFLIRFRRLRLMTYVSLALPVIGFFASVYSPGGSGLYMMISLVYPALAIQLRGSRRGSYWCAGYFGLVSAVGFLQASSVLPPWLISPTFELSAVSFLTYAFIWVFSYASEKRQEGMISRLTDMIVFDESTGLPCRDVLLHSLKKNRFYVFAIIKIENFSDLVALFGYEFSDIISQFASRKLRKYENRYRYRTYQLKYNEYGILIDSDVEPTVQGAEQLLSKIVKSLDLESLPWERDRIRLVYRLGAAIVLPGDERSPLSRSDIALKKAERTHSVLSVFDEDESEKTTAYESVIRFSELINNRETEGFRAVFQPIFCDKGAEVVWYEALLRLRRQDGSYVSIHPYLEVAKSTGLYPYLTDFILRASADAIVRNDVDVSVNIAIHDIMRPEFILLVDEVFEIIKEKKGRIIFEILESDELVELDRCLWFIEYITRYGFKIAIDDFGTGYSNYCTLINLPVDIVKIDGSLIRKIRTDDNARTLVEGIVHFCRKSNKKTVAEFVEDELVFDSLRSMHIDYLQGYYLAEPAALA
- a CDS encoding M16 family metallopeptidase — its product is MKIDDFARRPFFQARALFFSVCMLFSAAALLSCAGAARSTGSAPGDGTPALAAHPEVLRGRLENGLSWQFLQNREPANRLFIRLAVKAGSVHEEDDQKGVAHFVEHMAFNGTEHFKKNELASYFESIGMAFGPEVNAYTSFTETVYMLEIPADDPEIIANTFLVLRDWAAGLSFDPEELDKERGVVIEEWRLGRNAEGRAGDLRVPFILEGSAYAERLPIGDPEIVRAISRERVVDFYRAWYRPESMNVTITGDADPEVVRSHIEKSLGSIPASPEQKTPSVPPLSFGGEPEVLIFRDPELRYATAQIFEAFPYEPVATEGALRRRLVRGIAFEAFNARLEENRLNGVSQLLAGSASSQRIAGPGRFTYVGFVPKPGRFREGLAEITAELERFERYGITAAELSRGRDSMLNAARQSWLDRDKASSAMYASQLLQEFLLEDPALSIDERKNLYERILPDISVAEVNASIEEWFDGRGSRLFVSAPQDSADVPDEEELLGLWQAAPVADLGPWEDENLDTPLFEVPSGSKPLSIAGESVVPGTDIREWRLSNGARVLVLPTDFKDNQILFSAWSSGGTSLVSDADFPSAIVAGDWLEMSGLGEFSASGLSKKLAGKSVSLSPWLDESWEGFSGYSSVSDLETLFELTALHFASPRFSTEPWTALTDQLSAVASSRKNSPIEAFADLKTRLLYGGSIRRSNLTEELVALMDSGRAEKAWRGRFADPGDFTFLFVGSIDEALLKENVLRYFGGTNSVSGAAGGAEAKRETAKPSGIAFPSGIRSQTLVRGRDSGSRVFLAFGGEALPSGRDRDLFDSLVSLIDLRLRDVIREDMSGTYGATVGGSLVGFPENGYEITIEFGCEPGREDALTRAVLQEIRRLRDELPGEAEVTKLREAWRRSRETGLRNNGWWLSEIASRDMQGLPLSMIAESEPFLELLTAEGLQAQARKYLDPDRRVEAVLKPEE